In Streptomyces sp. P3, one DNA window encodes the following:
- a CDS encoding metallophosphoesterase encodes MRARYGVPLSIAAAGAAGLVYAAGVEPRSFRLRRVTVPVLPAGMGPLRVLQVSDIHMVGGQRKKQRWLRSLAGLRPDFVINTGDNLSDPEGIPETLDALGPLMEFPGAYVFGSNDYYGPKLRNPARYLLEKAQGRHGLNGNAPAVNVVHNPWEDLRDGFDAAGWLNLTNTRGVLKVEGTSIELTGLDDPHIKRDRYAQVAGGPSESVDFSMGVVHAPYLRALDPFAADGYPLILAGHTHGGQLCIPFYGALVTNCDLDTDRVKGLSTHTAEGRTSYLHVSAGCGASRYTPVRFACPPEVTLLTLVERE; translated from the coding sequence ATGCGCGCGCGATACGGAGTACCTCTGTCCATTGCGGCGGCCGGCGCCGCCGGCCTGGTGTACGCGGCGGGTGTCGAGCCCCGCTCCTTCCGCCTCCGACGGGTCACCGTCCCCGTCCTCCCCGCCGGAATGGGCCCCTTGCGCGTGCTGCAGGTCTCCGACATCCACATGGTCGGCGGCCAGCGCAAGAAGCAGCGCTGGCTGCGCTCGCTGGCCGGACTGCGCCCCGACTTCGTGATCAACACGGGCGACAACCTGTCCGACCCGGAGGGCATCCCGGAGACACTGGACGCGCTGGGGCCCCTGATGGAGTTCCCGGGTGCGTACGTCTTCGGCTCGAACGACTATTACGGCCCGAAGCTGCGCAACCCCGCCCGTTACCTGCTGGAGAAGGCTCAGGGCCGGCACGGCCTGAACGGCAACGCGCCCGCGGTGAACGTCGTCCACAACCCGTGGGAGGACCTGCGCGACGGCTTCGACGCCGCAGGCTGGCTCAATCTGACGAACACCCGGGGCGTACTGAAGGTCGAGGGCACGTCGATCGAGCTGACGGGACTGGACGACCCGCACATCAAGCGCGACCGCTACGCACAGGTGGCGGGCGGTCCGTCGGAGTCGGTCGACTTCTCGATGGGCGTGGTGCACGCGCCGTACCTGCGGGCCCTGGACCCTTTCGCAGCGGACGGCTACCCCCTGATCCTCGCCGGCCACACCCACGGCGGCCAGCTCTGCATCCCCTTCTACGGCGCCCTGGTCACCAACTGCGACCTCGACACGGACCGTGTGAAGGGGCTGTCGACGCACACGGCGGAGGGCCGCACCTCCTACCTGCACGTCTCGGCGGGCTGCGGCGCGAGCCGCTACACGCCGGTCCGCTTCGCCTGCCCGCCCGAGGTGACGCTGCTGACGTTGGTGGAACGGGAGTAA
- a CDS encoding Pr6Pr family membrane protein — protein MTAPIPRDLPDLPAIPRTHALLPTSVPASAVVTPVRRPLAAAFRLLLAGTAAAGVILAFLLGSPLRVLSHFAIQSNILLALVTLLSARRAWTARRPLPAALTGAALLYVMITGLVYHLLLTDAAVPFSLTGMTTPTGRHLVAVHLLHTVTPLAAFLDWLLLTAPGRLRLRRAATWMLYPVLYLVFCLARAQLIAPGAQGRYLYPFLDAEAHGYRHALANALLLGLSFYALAVLLVALDHARPNPISHRIKTGFRLRPPVG, from the coding sequence ATGACCGCGCCGATACCCAGGGACCTCCCGGATCTGCCTGCGATTCCGCGGACCCACGCGCTCCTGCCCACCTCCGTCCCGGCGTCGGCGGTGGTGACCCCCGTCCGCCGCCCGCTGGCCGCCGCGTTCCGTCTGCTCCTGGCCGGCACGGCGGCGGCAGGCGTGATCCTCGCGTTCCTGCTGGGCAGCCCGCTGCGGGTGCTGAGCCACTTCGCGATCCAGAGCAACATCCTGTTGGCCCTGGTCACGCTGCTGTCCGCCCGCCGGGCATGGACGGCCCGCCGCCCGCTCCCCGCCGCCCTCACAGGCGCGGCCCTCCTCTACGTCATGATCACCGGCCTCGTCTACCACCTGCTCCTGACAGACGCGGCCGTCCCCTTCTCACTGACCGGCATGACGACCCCGACGGGCCGGCACCTGGTCGCCGTCCATCTCCTGCACACCGTGACTCCGCTGGCCGCCTTCCTCGACTGGCTCCTGCTGACCGCACCGGGCCGACTGCGCCTGCGCCGGGCCGCGACGTGGATGCTGTATCCGGTCCTCTACCTGGTCTTCTGCCTGGCCCGCGCCCAGCTGATCGCACCCGGCGCGCAGGGCCGCTATCTCTACCCCTTCCTCGACGCCGAAGCCCACGGCTACAGGCACGCCCTGGCCAACGCTCTGCTCCTCGGCCTCTCCTTCTACGCCCTCGCGGTCCTCCTCGTGGCCCTCGACCACGCCCGCCCGAACCCCATCAGCCACCGCATCAAAACCGGATTTCGTCTCCGGCCACCGGTGGGCTAA